In a single window of the Hirundo rustica isolate bHirRus1 chromosome 7, bHirRus1.pri.v3, whole genome shotgun sequence genome:
- the LOC120754903 gene encoding uncharacterized protein LOC120754903, protein MCCLSRSLLELLGDADGDVVFMTLNVFMNMLHNKNIRVSSTTAPKLAEALLVLFDNDDRQVQLLSIQLFCKVMELVVDEGKKPLEKIVNKSLYPLLLHCNDENQCVANVRFCVMLVHPWEGAQLPPARVPPRLQPPPGLAPGTRVLCPELWGHPRISAAFQASRKTLHCSAKFLNRADLEQLLKEQPMKIEKSNLQENRSQAAELLRQENPQEPRRKGAIRFIGMCGRSLRRQREQPQLVCKARQAQKQDASPSCLNLQNQAQFPRRAEELGTSSESSEPASQEHTRRH, encoded by the exons ATGTGCTGTCTGTCTCGAAGccttctggagctgctgggtgatGCAGATGGAGATGTGGTCTTCATGACCCTCAATGTGTTCATGAATATGCTCCATAACAAAAACATCCGGGTATCGAGCACCACTGCCCCAAAGCTGGCTGAGGCACTCCTGGTGCTCTTTGACAAT GACGACAGACAGGTGCAGCTGCTCTCCATTCAACTCTTCTGTAAGGTGATGGAGTTGGTAGTGGATGAGGGTAAAAAGCCCCTAGAGAAAATTGTCAACAAGAGCCTGTACCCACTTTTACTCCACTGCAATGACGAGAACCAGTGTGTGGCAAATGTAAGGTTTTGTGTGATGCTGGTGCATCCCTGGGAGGGggcccagctgcctcctgcccggGTGCCTCCCAGGCTGCAACCTCCTCCTGGCCTTGCCCCAGGAACAAGAGTCCTGTGCCCTGAACTGTGGGGCCACCCACgcatctctgctgctttccaggccTCTCGGAAAACACTGCATTGTTCGGCCAAGTTTCTAAACAGGGCAGATCTCgagcagctgctgaaggagcagcCGATGAAGATTGAAAAGTCTAAC ctgcaagAGAACAGGAGCCAAGCGGCCGAGCTCCTGCGCCAGGAGAACCCACAGGAGCCCCGGCGAAAGGGGGCCATCAGATTCATCG GAATGTGCGGGCGGAGCCTGAGGAGGCAGcgggaacagccccagctcGTCTGTAAAG CCCGTCAAGCCCAGAAGCAAGATGCCAGCCCATCGTGCCTTAACCTGCAAAATCAAGCCCAGTTTCCCCGAAGAGCTGAAGAATTAGGGACGTCTTCTGAATCCAGTGAACCAGCATCCCAAGAACACACCAGGAGGCACTGA